One part of the Terriglobales bacterium genome encodes these proteins:
- a CDS encoding VirB8/TrbF family protein produces the protein MIRDNSVLELPEIAPYTKYYEHDGMLRAYANRAMFLAVLFGIVAFASLGFAIYVRVQPPTVIRVDQDGNAAVVGGLQRARKSPEEMTLAAQSASPDADAFGSVAPTELEGKAVVRRFLEHYLSYTPDSAPRNIAESLNMMTTNLRTFTMNRLRDEDTVGKIQQDHVISDLRIRSIEHTKDGPWSFVVFAVKEIHKVRNGAEVTDRIVGQYKVRLVEERRSEFNPSGLLVAEYSEKQMVGERDNGLEQKSELDR, from the coding sequence ATGATTCGAGATAACTCAGTACTGGAACTGCCGGAGATCGCGCCCTACACCAAGTACTACGAACACGACGGCATGTTGCGCGCCTACGCCAACCGGGCGATGTTTCTAGCCGTTCTTTTTGGAATTGTGGCGTTCGCGTCGCTTGGATTCGCGATCTACGTGCGCGTCCAGCCTCCCACGGTGATCCGTGTCGACCAGGACGGCAACGCAGCTGTTGTCGGTGGTCTACAGCGCGCACGCAAATCACCTGAGGAAATGACGCTGGCCGCGCAATCGGCGTCGCCTGATGCGGACGCTTTTGGCTCTGTCGCGCCGACCGAACTCGAAGGCAAAGCCGTGGTGCGGCGGTTCCTTGAGCACTATCTTTCCTACACTCCGGATTCGGCGCCGCGCAATATTGCCGAGTCCCTCAACATGATGACCACCAATCTTCGTACCTTCACCATGAACCGGCTGCGGGATGAAGACACGGTCGGCAAGATTCAACAGGATCACGTCATTTCGGATCTGCGAATTCGATCGATCGAGCACACCAAGGATGGACCGTGGAGCTTTGTCGTCTTCGCCGTCAAGGAAATCCACAAGGTGAGAAACGGAGCGGAAGTAACTGACCGGATCGTTGGCCAATACAAGGTCCGACTGGTCGAGGAGCGTCGCAGCGAGTTCAACCCAAGCGGCCTTTTGGTGGCGGAGTACTCGGAAAAGCAGATGGTTGGCGAGCGCGACAACGGACTTGAACAGAAAAGTGAGCTTGATCGGTAA
- a CDS encoding TrbI/VirB10 family protein: protein MHNDGISSETNLASHMQAQDSANATEEAEAENIGKPGWRESFRIAFDRARRQQKPIENRKELARDKSKSFFVLAAVAVVLLLVFFGVFSSPKKRTAVPGKTPRGQAGLGRKVTPGQDSADAGKNAVPLLSADVRSADPGLAGQVTPEEVGRTSRNGYVPLQSLHSATPKPGIPQDFALGKVDFSDPLVGQGNTIPPPPPPPSEHAAASSQSPDLKKPSLVFVRALGAKPAIMSHSPDEPENTLSLPAGTRLVARLESPISSAIATPAVAVIEYNYERNGQIVMPAGAKVIGRLTQVDPSGYVGLQFSRIEMPDQTIMKIEGSAMDLNFAPLKGYVSGKKRGTKFLVRSLTGLGTVASYLVGPQGSSSVGLISTNALMRERLANNVATAGQDELNGLAFNQNLVVTVPGNTRFYIVLQKPTTDSAGSSSGTRNAATNTAGRSGGVPTMEELRQLLELRREINELYTHTSQAAPASPQP, encoded by the coding sequence ATGCACAATGACGGAATCAGCAGCGAAACCAACTTGGCCTCGCATATGCAAGCGCAGGATTCGGCGAATGCAACCGAGGAAGCGGAGGCAGAGAACATCGGCAAGCCAGGATGGCGGGAATCGTTCCGCATCGCTTTCGATCGCGCACGCAGGCAGCAAAAGCCAATCGAAAACCGGAAGGAGTTGGCCCGTGACAAAAGCAAGTCGTTTTTCGTATTGGCGGCCGTGGCAGTGGTGTTGCTCTTGGTTTTCTTCGGAGTCTTCTCAAGTCCCAAGAAACGAACAGCGGTTCCCGGTAAAACTCCGCGCGGCCAAGCCGGTCTGGGACGAAAAGTCACGCCTGGACAGGACAGCGCCGACGCCGGTAAGAACGCGGTTCCCCTACTGAGCGCCGATGTGCGGTCCGCCGATCCAGGCTTGGCAGGCCAGGTGACTCCGGAAGAAGTTGGCCGCACTTCTCGCAACGGATATGTGCCCCTTCAGTCGCTCCACTCGGCTACACCGAAGCCGGGCATTCCGCAGGATTTTGCCCTGGGCAAAGTCGATTTCTCTGATCCGTTGGTTGGACAAGGTAACACGATTCCACCGCCGCCTCCGCCGCCCAGCGAACACGCGGCAGCATCGAGTCAATCTCCCGATCTGAAGAAACCGTCGCTGGTATTCGTGCGTGCGCTGGGAGCGAAGCCGGCCATCATGTCCCACTCCCCGGACGAACCGGAAAACACGCTGTCATTGCCCGCTGGAACTCGTTTGGTAGCCCGCCTAGAGTCGCCGATTAGCTCGGCGATAGCGACTCCAGCCGTGGCGGTGATCGAGTACAACTACGAGCGTAACGGCCAGATCGTGATGCCGGCAGGAGCGAAGGTTATTGGCCGTCTCACGCAGGTCGATCCGTCCGGGTATGTGGGGCTCCAGTTCAGCCGCATTGAGATGCCAGACCAGACAATTATGAAAATTGAAGGCTCTGCGATGGATCTGAACTTCGCTCCGCTGAAAGGATACGTGTCCGGAAAGAAGAGGGGGACGAAGTTTCTGGTGCGTTCGTTAACCGGCTTAGGAACGGTGGCTTCTTATCTGGTTGGACCGCAGGGGTCAAGTTCCGTGGGTCTGATCTCGACGAACGCGTTGATGCGAGAGCGCTTGGCCAACAACGTGGCCACGGCAGGGCAAGATGAATTGAACGGCTTGGCGTTCAACCAGAACTTGGTCGTGACCGTGCCCGGTAACACGCGTTTCTATATTGTCCTGCAGAAACCCACCACTGATAGCGCAGGCTCTTCCAGTGGAACACGAAACGCAGCGACCAACACCGCCGGGCGAAGCGGCGGTGTCCCCACCATGGAGGAGCTCCGGCAACTACTCGAATTGCGGCGCGAAATCAACGAACTCTACACGCACACCAGCCAGGCGGCACCGGCGTCCCCACAACCGTGA
- a CDS encoding lytic transglycosylase domain-containing protein has translation MTSCAACVMLLLVGVANAQPADHRIRELAGSWVVYYAGAYRVPVELVEAIIDEESGWNPFAVSSKGAAGIMQLMPATALRFGVRNRFRLDENIHGGVAYLAWLGQRFRGDLRLMTAAYYVGEYAISMRGLAYSSQDVQSYVKRVAARYRLRRLAAGKSRRRNRGEHEQDSTVGDRAAACCHPIPGATTKHRSAGSKPADGGPQDHKR, from the coding sequence ATGACGTCGTGCGCAGCTTGCGTGATGCTGTTGCTGGTGGGGGTGGCCAATGCGCAACCCGCCGATCATCGCATCCGCGAACTTGCGGGAAGTTGGGTGGTCTACTACGCCGGCGCGTATCGCGTTCCGGTGGAGCTGGTGGAGGCCATCATCGACGAGGAGTCCGGCTGGAACCCTTTCGCCGTTTCCAGCAAAGGAGCCGCGGGAATCATGCAGTTGATGCCAGCTACGGCGCTTCGCTTCGGCGTTCGCAATCGATTCCGCCTGGACGAGAACATTCATGGCGGGGTCGCCTATCTGGCTTGGCTGGGTCAACGATTCAGGGGCGACCTGCGCTTGATGACTGCCGCCTACTACGTGGGAGAATATGCGATTTCGATGCGCGGGCTCGCTTACTCATCCCAGGACGTACAAAGTTACGTGAAACGCGTCGCGGCCCGTTACCGACTCCGCCGCCTCGCCGCCGGGAAAAGCCGGAGACGAAATCGAGGTGAACATGAACAGGATTCAACTGTTGGGGATCGCGCTGCTGCTTGCTGCCACCCTATCCCTGGCGCAACAACCAAGCATCGATCCGCAGGTTCGAAACCGGCCGACGGCGGACCACAAGATCACAAGCGTTGA
- a CDS encoding DEAD/DEAH box helicase yields the protein MSAHSLSPRPPASLETVHNILGSLVARYHQEEVLTAVRKIPAREANLRPLPAWVTSALAEAYREKGIRELYSHQAMAAELIRGGKHVVVVTPTASGKTLCYNLPVLNAVLENPDTRALYLFPTKALAQDQLAELQGLGKKLDDSFGVFTYDGDTPSDARKAIRERGHVVLTNPDMLHAGILPHHTKWIRLFENLRYIVLDELHTYRGVFGSHLANVLRRLKRVAKFYGSNPQFICCSATIANPGELASQLIENEVTVIDENGAPAGEKHFVFYNPPIVNRNLGIRRSYINEATRIAKEILARKLQTIVFANSRLHTEVMLTYLQQANPPKPGQSEAIRGYRGGYLPGERREIERGLRDGRILGVVATNALELGIDVGSLDACVMAGYAGTIASTWQRAGRAGRRSGSSCSVFVASSAPLDQFIVQHPDYFFGSSPEHAHIQPDNLEILVNHLKCAAFELPISPDERFGDVNVPELCEQLGEIGFLHQSGGNWHWIDEAYPADTISLRSVTSDNFVIIDTTGEDGGKPEVIGEVDFSSALTTVHPKAIYIHQGQQYHVEHLDFDKRKAYVKPVDVDYFTDAIRYTQVRVLEVAEEEAIAGPAARAHGDVLVRSQVVGFKKIKFFTNENVGSGKLELPENEMHTTSFWLTLGHSLLAELPFSLSERQSGIFGLLYALGSMATLLMMCDRRDLGTAVGERPPSAASEINWEDFVEPANATEAKEFFEPNLYIYDAYPGGIGFSKPLYQSCGTLLDRTHELISACPCENGCPSCVGPTADRSERTKDVVLAILGRLCRDSQLVATRTETA from the coding sequence ATGTCCGCCCACTCCTTATCCCCGCGTCCACCAGCAAGTCTCGAAACTGTCCACAACATTCTCGGATCGCTGGTCGCGCGTTATCACCAGGAAGAAGTGCTGACCGCAGTGCGGAAAATTCCTGCCCGAGAAGCGAACCTTCGTCCTCTCCCAGCCTGGGTGACAAGTGCCCTAGCTGAGGCATATCGGGAAAAAGGAATCCGAGAACTGTATTCGCATCAGGCAATGGCCGCCGAACTCATACGTGGCGGTAAGCATGTCGTTGTGGTGACGCCGACGGCATCGGGAAAGACGCTTTGTTACAACCTACCAGTGTTGAACGCGGTGCTGGAGAATCCCGATACTCGCGCGCTCTATTTGTTCCCGACCAAAGCGCTTGCCCAGGACCAGTTGGCGGAATTGCAGGGTCTCGGGAAGAAACTCGACGACAGTTTCGGAGTGTTCACCTATGACGGTGACACGCCGAGCGATGCCCGAAAAGCGATTCGAGAACGTGGTCACGTCGTTCTGACTAATCCGGACATGCTCCATGCCGGCATCCTTCCTCACCACACGAAATGGATTCGGTTGTTCGAGAACCTGCGCTATATCGTGCTCGACGAATTGCACACCTACCGCGGCGTCTTCGGGAGCCATCTGGCGAACGTACTCAGGCGATTGAAACGTGTAGCGAAGTTCTACGGCTCCAATCCGCAGTTCATCTGCTGCTCCGCCACGATTGCTAATCCCGGAGAGTTGGCTTCTCAATTGATCGAAAACGAGGTCACAGTTATCGACGAGAACGGAGCCCCCGCGGGCGAGAAGCACTTCGTCTTCTATAACCCACCCATAGTCAACCGAAACCTCGGAATTCGACGTAGCTACATCAACGAGGCAACACGGATCGCCAAAGAGATCCTCGCCCGGAAGCTTCAGACGATTGTCTTTGCTAACAGCCGTCTACACACGGAGGTCATGCTCACCTATTTGCAGCAGGCCAATCCTCCGAAGCCCGGCCAATCAGAAGCGATTCGCGGCTACCGTGGAGGCTATTTGCCTGGAGAGCGGCGGGAGATTGAACGCGGTCTGCGCGACGGCCGCATTCTGGGAGTGGTAGCCACAAACGCACTCGAATTAGGGATTGATGTTGGCTCCCTTGACGCATGCGTAATGGCAGGCTACGCAGGAACGATTGCTTCTACATGGCAAAGGGCAGGTCGGGCAGGACGACGGAGCGGAAGCTCATGCTCCGTGTTCGTCGCCTCTTCGGCTCCGCTGGATCAGTTCATCGTGCAACATCCCGACTACTTTTTTGGTAGCTCACCCGAGCACGCACACATACAACCGGACAATTTGGAGATTTTGGTAAACCATCTGAAATGTGCAGCCTTCGAGTTGCCGATTTCTCCGGACGAACGGTTCGGCGACGTCAATGTGCCAGAACTGTGTGAGCAACTAGGGGAGATAGGGTTCCTTCATCAGAGTGGCGGAAACTGGCATTGGATCGACGAAGCCTATCCAGCGGACACAATTAGTTTGCGTTCCGTCACGTCCGACAACTTTGTCATCATCGATACGACTGGCGAAGACGGCGGCAAGCCGGAGGTGATCGGCGAAGTCGATTTTTCCTCCGCCCTTACTACGGTTCATCCCAAAGCGATCTACATCCACCAAGGGCAGCAGTACCACGTCGAGCATTTGGATTTTGACAAGCGCAAAGCCTATGTGAAGCCCGTCGACGTGGATTACTTCACCGATGCGATCCGGTACACGCAGGTTCGCGTACTCGAAGTCGCGGAAGAAGAGGCTATTGCCGGGCCAGCGGCCCGTGCACATGGCGACGTACTGGTGAGATCGCAAGTCGTCGGGTTTAAGAAGATCAAGTTCTTTACCAACGAAAACGTGGGCTCCGGAAAACTGGAATTGCCGGAGAACGAGATGCACACGACTTCGTTCTGGCTAACACTAGGACATAGCCTTCTAGCCGAATTGCCGTTCAGTCTTTCCGAGCGTCAGAGCGGTATTTTTGGCTTGCTCTACGCGCTCGGGTCCATGGCAACTCTCCTGATGATGTGCGATCGCCGGGACCTTGGCACGGCTGTTGGCGAACGCCCGCCCAGTGCTGCAAGCGAGATCAACTGGGAGGATTTCGTGGAGCCTGCAAATGCAACCGAGGCCAAGGAATTCTTCGAACCTAATCTTTATATATACGACGCTTACCCAGGCGGGATCGGATTCAGTAAGCCTCTGTACCAGAGTTGCGGCACATTACTGGATCGCACGCACGAGCTGATCAGCGCATGCCCGTGCGAGAACGGATGCCCTTCCTGCGTTGGTCCCACTGCGGATCGCAGCGAGAGGACTAAAGATGTCGTACTTGCGATTCTTGGAAGACTATGCCGGGACTCTCAGCTCGTGGCCACGAGGACAGAGACCGCATGA
- a CDS encoding TetR/AcrR family transcriptional regulator — protein sequence MRYRPEHKVETHRKIIQDASRRVRAQGLKGAAVATVMRNTGLTHGGFYKHFESKDELLLESLREAFREIIATLVRAAQQAPPGEGWKAMVKTYLHREMCDHPERGCPLPALGPELARADKTFKSQILPELVNYKNRMLPFMPGSGTAEKERAFFAIFSTMTGAMEIARMLPDPAREKVLGSARTFLLRSF from the coding sequence ATGCGCTACCGGCCGGAACATAAGGTCGAAACTCACCGGAAAATCATTCAGGACGCCTCGCGACGTGTCCGCGCCCAAGGCCTGAAGGGGGCGGCGGTGGCCACGGTTATGCGGAACACCGGTCTCACTCATGGAGGCTTTTACAAGCACTTCGAAAGCAAAGATGAGTTGTTATTGGAATCGTTACGTGAGGCTTTCCGGGAAATCATAGCTACGCTGGTTCGTGCCGCTCAGCAGGCGCCCCCTGGCGAAGGATGGAAGGCAATGGTGAAAACATATCTGCATCGGGAAATGTGCGACCATCCCGAACGCGGGTGTCCCCTGCCGGCGCTTGGGCCTGAACTAGCACGGGCAGATAAGACATTTAAATCCCAGATTCTGCCGGAACTGGTGAACTACAAGAATCGGATGCTGCCGTTCATGCCTGGCAGCGGAACGGCAGAAAAAGAGCGGGCCTTCTTTGCCATCTTTTCAACCATGACCGGAGCCATGGAAATCGCTCGCATGCTGCCAGACCCGGCGCGGGAGAAGGTGCTGGGGAGCGCAAGAACATTTCTGTTGAGGAGCTTCTGA
- a CDS encoding MoxR family ATPase produces MLPVYCPCRKEADVFSSAHELADKLRDARYIIDPVTLEVVYLAARMRKPLLVEGPPGCGKTELAYAVAAAAGTVVERLQCYVGITEEKIIGRFDEPLQKLYLKTQGANLNRSWCEIRDHMHTLDFFAQGPLLRALRRQQRPCVLLIDELDKVDHGVEALLLEVLSAFQITVPKLGTIQASTIPFVVLSSNEERRLGDPLRRRCFYLRFEYPSIEREREILAIRSPSKSPELRGQLAGLAHALRGWNMEKPPSIAEMLDLAQALEILGGEEISHEQRDLLLPLLAKTEADRKRLMLRAGFEGLVADSKRYRDELLAAAEIEAIPVSGAEAA; encoded by the coding sequence ATGCTTCCGGTGTACTGTCCATGCCGGAAGGAAGCCGACGTGTTCTCATCTGCGCATGAACTTGCTGACAAACTCCGCGACGCGCGATACATCATCGATCCAGTCACGCTGGAGGTGGTGTACCTAGCCGCGCGGATGCGGAAACCGCTGCTGGTGGAAGGTCCTCCGGGCTGCGGCAAGACCGAACTGGCTTATGCCGTCGCCGCCGCCGCAGGTACCGTGGTCGAACGCCTCCAGTGTTATGTCGGCATCACGGAAGAGAAGATCATCGGCAGGTTCGACGAGCCCCTACAGAAGCTCTATCTCAAAACGCAGGGCGCAAACCTGAACCGCTCCTGGTGTGAAATTCGCGACCATATGCACACGCTCGATTTCTTTGCCCAAGGGCCGCTGTTGCGCGCATTGCGCCGTCAACAGCGGCCGTGTGTGTTGTTGATCGACGAACTGGACAAGGTGGACCATGGGGTCGAGGCGCTTTTGTTGGAGGTCCTTTCTGCTTTTCAGATCACCGTCCCGAAGCTGGGCACCATCCAGGCAAGCACCATTCCTTTTGTCGTGTTGAGCTCAAACGAGGAGCGCAGGCTGGGCGACCCGCTTCGGCGGCGCTGTTTCTATCTGCGATTTGAATATCCGAGCATCGAGCGCGAACGGGAAATCCTCGCCATCCGCAGCCCCAGCAAGAGTCCGGAACTGCGGGGACAGCTTGCAGGTCTCGCTCATGCCTTGCGCGGCTGGAACATGGAGAAGCCTCCTTCGATCGCCGAGATGCTGGACCTCGCACAAGCGCTGGAAATTCTTGGCGGAGAGGAAATCTCGCACGAACAGCGAGATCTGCTATTACCGCTGCTGGCCAAGACAGAGGCCGACCGCAAAAGGCTGATGCTGCGGGCCGGATTCGAGGGCTTGGTCGCCGACTCAAAACGCTATCGCGATGAACTGCTGGCCGCAGCCGAGATCGAGGCGATTCCGGTGTCCGGCGCGGAGGCCGCATGA
- a CDS encoding type IV secretory system conjugative DNA transfer family protein, with protein MRDSYAQRQNHPSVLDSVEILVSLLLMVTAWFVWYLARERYHLDNRQIAELASYTTLALLALGGTAILATTARARREKQWPHPPMVVTPKRDQRSTATAWSQNAVILGYDVHGNPWLWPDRVRVMQGIVLGMTGSGKTTLLKNIITQDLARVVGTPSDPHRLPMVIFDGKGDLEFFYDLLPHVHRAGRLHQLRVLNPAHPNISVRYNPFHCTDDDYTSVVNMVFGSFNLHDEFFGKHQLNYLSDIVRVLVYTGRKFNFYDVLVMAIDEQVLREQVELARRRMERDSEIPVQRRLNFDMSVKNLYQSFADRERVPKIQGLLNECMTFLDDELSVVTGPYEELLSLDEVIEQELILFVTLNVNKNTEPVKALGKMLLQNLQLVVGKRYESEEQRRRSNRPMFSVVLDEFAPFGYRNFSQILQTARGTNTAFLFSIQSLPQLMQVGRGFKEDVTSAPNTTMTLRTRDEETARYFLRASAEHTVTRRSISMYRWRLFGYEKYEATDRAVESEDRETRSLDEHIKNLPKGQMEILMTDDTRGTLHQLLHVRPPQEVAVPHFQPELYPRTRQSREHSGGANLRFATPELAAQRRFGRRGR; from the coding sequence ATGCGCGATTCGTATGCTCAAAGGCAGAACCATCCTTCCGTGTTGGACAGCGTCGAAATTCTCGTGTCGCTGCTGCTCATGGTCACCGCATGGTTCGTCTGGTATCTTGCCCGAGAGCGTTATCACCTCGACAATCGCCAAATTGCTGAGCTTGCTTCTTATACGACTCTGGCACTGCTCGCCTTGGGCGGTACCGCGATCCTCGCCACGACGGCGCGCGCACGCCGCGAAAAGCAATGGCCGCACCCGCCCATGGTGGTTACGCCCAAACGCGACCAGCGTTCCACCGCCACCGCCTGGAGTCAGAATGCAGTCATTCTCGGGTACGACGTGCATGGCAATCCTTGGCTCTGGCCGGATCGAGTCCGTGTCATGCAGGGAATTGTCCTCGGCATGACAGGCTCGGGAAAAACCACCTTGCTGAAGAACATCATCACGCAGGACTTGGCGCGCGTGGTCGGCACACCCTCCGATCCTCACCGCCTCCCGATGGTCATCTTTGACGGCAAAGGAGACTTGGAGTTTTTCTACGATTTGTTGCCGCATGTACACCGCGCCGGACGGCTGCATCAGCTCCGAGTTTTGAATCCCGCGCACCCGAACATCTCTGTTCGCTACAACCCCTTCCACTGCACCGACGACGATTACACCTCTGTCGTGAACATGGTGTTCGGCTCCTTCAATTTGCACGATGAGTTTTTCGGCAAGCATCAACTCAATTACCTCTCCGACATCGTGCGCGTGCTGGTCTACACCGGCCGCAAGTTCAACTTCTACGACGTGCTGGTCATGGCGATCGATGAACAGGTGCTGAGGGAGCAAGTCGAACTTGCGCGACGCCGCATGGAACGAGATTCAGAAATTCCAGTACAACGGCGGCTGAACTTCGATATGTCGGTGAAGAACCTTTATCAATCGTTTGCCGATAGGGAACGCGTCCCGAAGATCCAAGGTCTGCTTAACGAGTGCATGACGTTTCTAGACGACGAACTCAGCGTCGTTACCGGCCCCTATGAAGAGCTACTCTCCCTCGACGAGGTGATCGAGCAGGAGTTGATCCTGTTTGTCACGCTCAACGTCAATAAGAACACCGAGCCGGTCAAAGCCTTAGGCAAGATGTTGTTGCAGAACCTGCAGCTGGTCGTGGGCAAGCGTTATGAAAGCGAGGAGCAACGGCGGCGCTCCAACCGGCCCATGTTCAGCGTGGTGCTCGATGAGTTTGCGCCGTTCGGCTATCGCAATTTCTCCCAGATCCTGCAAACCGCGCGTGGCACCAACACCGCGTTTCTGTTCTCGATCCAGAGCCTGCCCCAGTTGATGCAGGTGGGGCGCGGATTCAAAGAGGATGTGACCTCGGCGCCTAACACCACCATGACCTTGCGTACCCGCGACGAAGAAACCGCGCGCTATTTCCTCCGCGCTTCGGCCGAACATACGGTGACCCGCCGGAGTATATCTATGTACCGCTGGCGACTGTTCGGCTACGAGAAGTACGAGGCGACCGATCGCGCGGTGGAAAGCGAGGACCGGGAAACCCGCTCGCTCGACGAGCACATCAAGAATCTCCCCAAAGGACAAATGGAAATCCTGATGACCGATGACACGCGCGGCACCTTACATCAATTGCTTCATGTGCGCCCTCCACAAGAGGTCGCGGTGCCGCACTTTCAACCGGAACTCTATCCCAGAACTCGGCAATCGCGAGAACATTCTGGCGGCGCCAACCTGCGATTCGCGACGCCGGAACTGGCTGCGCAGCGCCGCTTTGGCCGGCGCGGACGCTAG
- a CDS encoding glycosyltransferase family 39 protein, translating into MNGRTSADASTGVSLGQADRSMRSFPETRSRNDFSILIHCALAVFLLHYFANGQYGFHRDELQTINNAQHLEWGYVEYPPLTAFVGRLELILFGVSVRGLRVFPAIVHGIVVLVTGLCAKRLGASRRAQLLAALAAAIGGQALFCGGFLSYTSLDLLWWPVVAWCVIRLIESDNPQWWLAIGAAIGAGMMTKYTMGLLVFGVTAGVIFTPARRYLRSPWMWAGAVLAFVIMLPNIVWQINHHFITLEFLSVIHSRDIRWGWTDYFLLNQLWKNANPVTLPLWLGGLWFVFGSPRGRRFRMLGWMYVVPLVILFAVRGRDYYLGSAYPMLIAAGAAYWDQWLSGRTESVWREVWRNAWITISISGITAAAISMPIAPLGSAWWRVANAINGNFHYMVGWPELAETVARVRGSLAPQEREPVGIIAADDGQAAAITVYGPRYGLPLAISGMNSNWLRGYGADPPSTVITVGFKQTFGEQNFEKCRWAAQIPMAHGITNASIDGYADVYVCHNLRYSWPDFWPRFRYYG; encoded by the coding sequence ATGAACGGTCGGACCAGTGCCGATGCATCCACCGGGGTGTCTCTCGGCCAAGCTGACCGTAGCATGCGCAGCTTCCCCGAAACACGATCCCGCAACGACTTCAGCATCCTCATCCATTGCGCCCTCGCCGTTTTTCTTCTTCACTATTTTGCCAATGGTCAATACGGCTTTCACCGCGACGAGCTCCAGACTATTAACAACGCGCAGCATCTCGAGTGGGGATACGTCGAATATCCGCCCCTCACCGCCTTTGTCGGCCGCCTCGAACTGATACTTTTCGGCGTCTCTGTCCGCGGACTTCGTGTCTTCCCCGCGATCGTCCATGGGATCGTCGTGCTGGTCACTGGACTCTGCGCGAAACGACTGGGTGCCAGTCGCCGGGCACAACTTCTCGCCGCACTTGCTGCAGCGATCGGAGGCCAAGCGCTTTTTTGCGGGGGCTTTCTCTCCTACACCTCGCTCGACCTGCTCTGGTGGCCGGTTGTCGCCTGGTGCGTAATCCGCCTCATCGAATCCGACAACCCTCAGTGGTGGCTGGCGATCGGAGCTGCGATCGGCGCCGGCATGATGACCAAGTACACGATGGGGCTACTTGTGTTCGGCGTCACTGCTGGCGTCATCTTCACGCCCGCGCGGCGGTATCTTCGCAGCCCCTGGATGTGGGCCGGCGCTGTCCTGGCCTTTGTTATCATGCTGCCCAACATTGTCTGGCAGATCAACCATCACTTCATCACGCTCGAGTTTCTCAGCGTCATCCACTCGCGCGATATCCGCTGGGGATGGACTGACTACTTCCTTCTCAACCAGCTTTGGAAGAACGCCAACCCTGTAACCCTTCCCTTGTGGCTGGGTGGACTTTGGTTCGTTTTCGGCTCTCCCCGAGGACGGCGTTTCCGCATGCTTGGCTGGATGTATGTGGTCCCACTCGTCATCCTTTTCGCTGTGCGCGGACGCGACTACTACCTCGGCTCCGCCTACCCCATGCTCATCGCCGCTGGCGCCGCCTACTGGGACCAATGGCTATCCGGGCGCACCGAGTCGGTGTGGCGTGAAGTATGGCGTAACGCCTGGATTACGATCAGCATCTCCGGCATTACGGCCGCGGCGATTTCGATGCCCATTGCTCCCCTCGGCTCGGCCTGGTGGCGCGTCGCAAACGCGATCAATGGAAACTTTCATTACATGGTCGGCTGGCCGGAACTGGCTGAGACGGTGGCGCGGGTGCGTGGATCGCTCGCACCCCAGGAGCGCGAGCCCGTGGGCATCATCGCGGCGGACGACGGACAGGCTGCCGCCATCACCGTTTACGGCCCGCGCTATGGGCTGCCTTTGGCCATTAGCGGCATGAACTCTAACTGGCTGCGCGGCTACGGCGCAGACCCGCCCTCCACTGTCATCACCGTGGGGTTCAAGCAGACCTTCGGTGAACAGAACTTCGAGAAGTGCCGCTGGGCCGCGCAGATCCCCATGGCCCACGGCATAACCAATGCCTCGATCGACGGCTACGCTGACGTCTACGTCTGCCATAACCTGCGCTACTCCTGGCCAGATTTTTGGCCTCGCTTCCGCTACTATGGGTAG